The sequence below is a genomic window from Streptomyces sp. NBC_00289.
GACACCATCGCGTCCGAGGGCCTGCTGGAGAACGTGAAGCGGCAGAGCGAGAAGCTGCGCGACGGAATCGAGGCAATGGGGCACCCGCTGATCGCCCATGTCCGGGGTGCGGGTCTCCTGCTGGGTATCGTGCTCACCGAGCCTCTCGCGCCGCAGGTGCAGCAGGCGGCTCAGGACGCCGGTTTCCTGGTGAACGCGCCCGCCCCCGATGTCGTACGGCTGATGCCGCCGCTGAATCTCGGCGACGACGAGGTGGACGCCCTCCTCCGGGCGCTCCCGGGCGTCCTGGACGTGGCCAACGGGGACGGATGATGCGGGGAATGAGACGACGATGAGCCAGGCGCAGGATCACGAGCAGACCGCAGGGCCCGCCCTGCCGCAGACCCGCACCGCGCGTCACCGCCGGATCGTGGACATCCTCAACCGGCAACCGGTCCGCTCCCAGAGCCAGTTGGCGAAACTCCTCGCCGACGACGGGCTGACCGTCACCCAGGCGACGCTCTCCCGGGATCTCGACGAGCTGAACGCGGTGAAGATCCGCAACACCGACGGCGACCTCATCTACGCGGTACCGAGCGAGGGCGGCTTCCGCACCCCGCGCGCACCGCTGGGCGGGTCGGCGAAGGAGGACCGGATGCGGCGCCTGTCGGCGGAGCTGCTGATCTCCGCGGAGGCGTCCGCGAACCTCGTGGTCCTGCGCACCCCACCGGGGGCGGCGCAGTTCCTGGCCTCGGCCATCGACCAGGCGGAGCTGCACGACATCCTGGGCACCATCGCCGGTGACGACACGCTGCTGCTGATCAGCCGGGATCCGGACGGGGGACAGGCGCTGGCGGACCACCTGCTGCGGCTGGCCCAGAACGGTCACTGACCCGCGCTGTCGTCTTCTTGCTCTCAGCACGCGCGACCATGCGCAGCCCGGCTGCCCATCGGCCGCTTCACCAGGACCAGAACCCCTGCCTCTGTGCCGAGGGCGGCCCCGTCAACCGCATCGACCCAAACGGGCTGCTGCTGTCCAGTCGGACCGGACGACGACGCGAAGGCGGCAACACCGTTGAACGACCGGCGGCTCACCCAAGCCGCGCGGCCAGCCCCCCGGTGCACCGCACCTCGTCGCCCGCCGTGATCAGCAGGGCCTCGACGCCCGGGAGGGACTCCAGCCAGGCCAGACCCTCGCGTGAGCCCATCGCGAAGGCGGCCGTCGCCCAGCAGTCCGCCCATGTCAGTGCGGGTGCGACGACGGTCACGGCGACCAGGTCGGTGACCGCGGAGCGGCCGGTGCGCGGGTCCACGATGTGGGCGCCGCGCTCGGCTGTTCCGGAGGTGGCGACGGCCAGTTCGTCGGTGCCGCCCGCGGAGATCACCGCGGCCAGCCCGCCGGGCCGCAACGGGTCCGACACCCCGACCCGCCAGGGCCGTTGGGGGCCGGGTGTCCCGAGCAGCTGGACGTCGCCGCCCCCGTTGACACTCACCCCGCTCGCCCCCGCCGCCGCGAGGAGCCGGGCCGCGCGCTCGGCGGCCCAGCCCTTGACGATGCCGGTCGGGTCGAGCCGACCCTCGTAGCGCAGGCTGAACCAGCCCTCGCTGGCCCGTTCCGCCTCGGCGCCCAGCGCCAGCGCCTCGGCGACCAGCGGATCGCACTCCTCGACGGTCAGTTCGCCGCGGGCCAGCCGGGAGATCTGGCTGTCCTCGCGGTACGTGCTGAACACCTCGTCGATCCGGTGCAGCCCGGCCACGGCCTCCTGAAGCGCCGCCTGCACCACACCGGGTTCCCCGCCGCGGACGTCGAAGGAGAAGACCGTCCCCATGACCTCCTCCGCATGACGTACCGCGGCGGGAGCTTCCGCAGGATCAGCCACCGTGTCAGCCACCGGCCTGGTCCAGTGCCGACTGCAGGGACTGCTTGTAGCCGGTGCTGGTGTACGTCGCCCCGGACACCGAGTCGATGTCCGCGCTGCCGGCGGCCACCGCCTCCTGGTTGAGCTTGGGGACGGACAGCGCCGTCTTCTGGTCGCTGGTCCCGCCCTTGGGCGCCTGGATCGTCTCGGCCTTCGTGATCTTCCCGCCGCTGACGGTGATGCGGACCTGGACGGGCCCGTACTGCGTCTGCGCGACACTGCCGGTGACGGTGCGGCTGATCTGGGCGCCGCCCGAACCCTTCGAGCCACCCGAGCCGGCGGAGGCACTCGGCGAGGCGCCCGCGGCGGGCTGGGAGGCCTGCGCCTTGTCCAGCGCGGACTGCAGGGACTGCTTGTAGCCGGTGCTGGTGTACGTCGCCCCGGACACCGTGTCGATGTCCGCGCTCTGCTCGGCGACCGCCTGCTGGTTGAGCTTGGGGACGGACAGCGCGGTCTTCTGGTCGCTGGTCCCGCCCTTCGGGGCCTGTACGGCCTCCGCCTTGGTTATCTTCCCGCCGCTCATGGTCAGGCGTACCTGCACCGGGCCGTACTGGGTCTGCGCCACGGCGCCGGTGACGGTGCCGTTCCCGGCCGCCTCCGCGCCGCCCTGCGCCGACTCCTGTGCCGCCGCGGTCTGTTGCGGGGCCGCGCCGCCCGCCGCGGCCGCTGAGGCCGGATCGGACGCCGGCTTCAGCGACAGCAGCAGCACGACTCCCGACACGGTGGCGGCGGTGGCCAGCACGACACGCCGGATGGGGTGACTCTTCCTCATCTGGTCTGAGCTCCTGAAGTCCCGTCGCTCACATCTCGAACGACTCGTGATGGATGCGGCGGGCGGGAACCCCCGCGCCGCGCAGTGCTTCGTAAACGGACTGTGCGAAACCGTTCGGCCCGCACATGAAGACGTCGTGGTCGTCGATGTCCGGCAGCTTCCGGCGCAGGCTGTCCGCGGAGATGTCCGGGCGTTCCCCGTCCGGACTGTTGACCGCGTACATGAGCCGGGCGCCGCGCTCGTCGGCGATGGCGGCCAGTTCGTCCCACAGGGCCAGGTCCTGGGTGCTGTTGGCCCGGTAGAGGAGCGTGATGTCGCCGGACGCGCCGGGCAGCGTCTCGAACAGCGCCCGCATCGGGGTGATGCCCACACCGCCCGCGACCAGCAGCACCTTGCCGCGGCTGCGCCGGTTCGCCGTCATCGCGCCGTACGGGCCCTCGGCCCACACCTTGGTGCCGGGCGCCAGCTCGCGCAGCCTGGCGCTGTGGTCGCCGATCGCCTTCACGGTGATCCGCAGCATGTCGGGGCGGGGCGCCGCCGACAGCGAGTACGGGTGCGAACTGAAGCGCATGCCCGGCGCCAGGAACCGCCAGCGGAAGAATTGGCCCGCCTCCGCGCCCATCCGGTGCAGCTTCCGCCCGCCGATGAGCACCGACACGATGCCCGGCGTCTCCTCGATGACCGCCTCGACGCGCATCCGGTGACGGAGGTTCAGCCGGATCGGGGTGAGGATGCGGTACCAGACCACCAGCGCGGTGACCGTTCCGTACAGCGCGTACCAGACCGTCTTGGCGACCGGCTCGACCGCGAAGTCGTTGCCGGTCGTCAGCTGGTGCCAGAACGTCAGGAACACCGCCGCGTACGTCATCAGGTGCACGTGGTACCAGGTGTCGTACGGCATCCTGCGGCGGATCCCGCCGATCGAGACCAGCCCGATGAGCAGCAGCAGGCCGGTGCCGATGGCGGCCTTGCCCATGTCGGGAAGCTGGTTGATGGAGTCGGTCGTCTGCTGGACGATGTCGCCGAGCGACTTGCCGGCCTGCAGGGCGTAGCCCCACATGGTCAGGAAGACGTGGGCGAGGACCAGGCAGAGCGTGTACCGGCCGCTCATGGCGTGCCAGCGGGCGACCCGGTCGGAGCCGACCCGGCGTTCCAGCGCGGGCACCCGGGCCATCTGCAGCACGACGAGCGCCATCAGGTAGCCGGCCA
It includes:
- a CDS encoding FMN-binding protein, whose amino-acid sequence is MRKSHPIRRVVLATAATVSGVVLLLSLKPASDPASAAAAGGAAPQQTAAAQESAQGGAEAAGNGTVTGAVAQTQYGPVQVRLTMSGGKITKAEAVQAPKGGTSDQKTALSVPKLNQQAVAEQSADIDTVSGATYTSTGYKQSLQSALDKAQASQPAAGASPSASAGSGGSKGSGGAQISRTVTGSVAQTQYGPVQVRITVSGGKITKAETIQAPKGGTSDQKTALSVPKLNQEAVAAGSADIDSVSGATYTSTGYKQSLQSALDQAGG
- a CDS encoding FAD:protein FMN transferase, with amino-acid sequence MADTVADPAEAPAAVRHAEEVMGTVFSFDVRGGEPGVVQAALQEAVAGLHRIDEVFSTYREDSQISRLARGELTVEECDPLVAEALALGAEAERASEGWFSLRYEGRLDPTGIVKGWAAERAARLLAAAGASGVSVNGGGDVQLLGTPGPQRPWRVGVSDPLRPGGLAAVISAGGTDELAVATSGTAERGAHIVDPRTGRSAVTDLVAVTVVAPALTWADCWATAAFAMGSREGLAWLESLPGVEALLITAGDEVRCTGGLAARLG
- a CDS encoding arginine repressor, whose product is MSQAQDHEQTAGPALPQTRTARHRRIVDILNRQPVRSQSQLAKLLADDGLTVTQATLSRDLDELNAVKIRNTDGDLIYAVPSEGGFRTPRAPLGGSAKEDRMRRLSAELLISAEASANLVVLRTPPGAAQFLASAIDQAELHDILGTIAGDDTLLLISRDPDGGQALADHLLRLAQNGH
- a CDS encoding ferric reductase-like transmembrane domain-containing protein → MTTTLAGGRAARRQTMRRIRPRRSPATILLIAVWAGAAGVLWLWWHNTASIPDDNGKILNAGRITGLLAGYLMALVVLQMARVPALERRVGSDRVARWHAMSGRYTLCLVLAHVFLTMWGYALQAGKSLGDIVQQTTDSINQLPDMGKAAIGTGLLLLIGLVSIGGIRRRMPYDTWYHVHLMTYAAVFLTFWHQLTTGNDFAVEPVAKTVWYALYGTVTALVVWYRILTPIRLNLRHRMRVEAVIEETPGIVSVLIGGRKLHRMGAEAGQFFRWRFLAPGMRFSSHPYSLSAAPRPDMLRITVKAIGDHSARLRELAPGTKVWAEGPYGAMTANRRSRGKVLLVAGGVGITPMRALFETLPGASGDITLLYRANSTQDLALWDELAAIADERGARLMYAVNSPDGERPDISADSLRRKLPDIDDHDVFMCGPNGFAQSVYEALRGAGVPARRIHHESFEM